In Paenarthrobacter sp. GOM3, a single window of DNA contains:
- a CDS encoding dolichyl-phosphate-mannose--protein mannosyltransferase, producing the protein MNQSPVPATASGTPEASSATAETNGTAAHGMPAQPGTAGHAGAPAHDGPKASAPRGPSAPLPGRGLERHKWIARPAEAFTATALRARLIGEVQSWRDYPASLRLWFWLIPTITAVLGGILRFFRLGEPHSLVFDETYYVKDAYSYLVSGYERSWPAQANDSFNAGNPNVLLNTPEYVVHPPVGKWMIAFGMWLFGGDNPFGWRFSAALTGTLTVFLVSLIALKLFRSHTLGAVAGLLLAIDGHHLVLSRTSLLDIFLAFWILAAFGALLLDRDDGRRRLAARLAAQAAASPGRMPTPTQLVAGPWLGLRWWRLVAGLCLGLAVGTKWSALFFVAAFGLMTVLWDMSARRIAGIRNWFSAGIIKDGLPAFATIIPVAAITYVATWTGWFLSKDAYYRQWAATNPAPGWDWLPNSVRSLAHYHLEAYKFHQGLSADHPYESSPWTWLVMGRPTSFYYQSPKQGTAGCVVETCSSAILPVGNPVVWWGGTIALVILLFWWAGRRDWRAGAILAGVAAGYLPWFMYPERTMFIFYAVSFEPFLVLALAYVLGLVLGRSSDPPWRRRSGLYVVGLVLVLAVLATAFFYPVLTAEVISYQEWRMRMWMPSWI; encoded by the coding sequence GTGAACCAGTCGCCCGTTCCTGCCACAGCTTCCGGCACTCCCGAGGCGTCTTCCGCGACCGCCGAAACAAACGGCACAGCGGCCCACGGGATGCCTGCGCAGCCAGGCACTGCGGGCCACGCCGGAGCGCCGGCCCATGACGGGCCAAAAGCGTCCGCCCCGCGAGGCCCAAGCGCTCCCTTGCCTGGCCGCGGGTTGGAACGCCACAAGTGGATAGCCCGGCCGGCTGAGGCCTTCACCGCCACCGCCCTGCGGGCCCGGCTCATCGGCGAGGTGCAGAGCTGGCGCGACTACCCGGCGTCGTTGCGTTTGTGGTTCTGGCTGATCCCGACCATCACGGCGGTACTGGGCGGAATCCTGCGCTTCTTCCGCCTCGGCGAGCCGCATAGCCTGGTTTTCGACGAAACGTATTACGTCAAGGACGCCTACTCCTACTTGGTGAGCGGCTACGAGCGCAGCTGGCCGGCCCAGGCCAACGACTCCTTCAATGCCGGCAACCCGAATGTCCTGCTCAACACTCCCGAATACGTGGTCCACCCACCTGTGGGCAAATGGATGATCGCGTTTGGGATGTGGCTCTTCGGCGGCGACAATCCGTTCGGCTGGCGGTTCAGCGCGGCGCTGACGGGCACGCTGACGGTGTTCCTCGTCTCGCTCATAGCTCTGAAGCTCTTCCGGTCCCACACCCTGGGCGCCGTTGCCGGACTTCTTCTTGCGATCGACGGCCACCACCTGGTTCTCTCGCGGACCTCACTCCTGGACATCTTCCTGGCGTTCTGGATCCTCGCCGCTTTCGGCGCCCTGCTGTTGGACCGCGACGACGGCCGCCGCCGGCTGGCTGCACGGCTCGCCGCCCAGGCGGCTGCTTCGCCGGGCCGTATGCCAACACCCACCCAACTCGTCGCTGGCCCTTGGCTGGGACTGCGCTGGTGGCGGCTCGTCGCCGGCTTGTGCCTTGGCTTGGCGGTGGGCACCAAATGGTCGGCCCTTTTCTTCGTTGCCGCCTTCGGCCTGATGACGGTCCTTTGGGACATGAGCGCCCGCCGTATCGCCGGTATCCGCAATTGGTTCAGCGCCGGGATCATCAAGGACGGCCTGCCTGCTTTTGCGACCATCATCCCGGTCGCTGCTATCACCTATGTGGCCACATGGACGGGATGGTTCCTGTCCAAGGACGCCTACTACCGCCAGTGGGCAGCAACCAATCCCGCCCCTGGCTGGGATTGGTTGCCGAACTCCGTCCGGTCCCTGGCGCACTACCACCTGGAGGCGTACAAGTTCCACCAGGGCCTCAGCGCCGACCACCCCTACGAGTCGAGCCCGTGGACGTGGCTGGTCATGGGGCGGCCTACGTCTTTCTACTACCAGTCACCCAAGCAGGGCACCGCCGGCTGCGTCGTGGAAACCTGTTCCTCGGCCATCCTCCCCGTGGGGAACCCGGTGGTTTGGTGGGGTGGAACCATCGCCTTGGTCATCCTGCTGTTCTGGTGGGCCGGACGCCGGGACTGGCGCGCGGGAGCCATCCTTGCCGGAGTGGCAGCCGGTTACCTGCCCTGGTTCATGTACCCGGAACGCACCATGTTCATCTTTTATGCGGTGTCATTCGAGCCGTTCTTGGTCCTGGCCTTGGCCTATGTGCTTGGTTTGGTTCTGGGGCGCAGCAGCGACCCTCCATGGCGGAGGCGATCGGGGCTCTACGTTGTGGGTTTGGTGTTGGTGTTGGCAGTCCTTGCAACCGCGTTCTTCTACCCGGTGCTGACTGCCGAGGTGATCAGCTACCAGGAGTGGCGGATGAGAATGTGGATGCCGTCGTGGATTTAG
- a CDS encoding DUF58 domain-containing protein, whose protein sequence is MALVDRLPKHLFTNRGWGLLAAGALALGCAYVMGRRDLLTLAVLLLVLPLVSLAGVRVLKPKFQVYREFNPSTVETANTTTVRLAVARSSYSSGHVIMEEQLPPRFGEPPAFRFPARSASGGTSRYEYHLRSGKRGQFRIGPVTAEFSDPFGLSLRRHSIDDGDILTVTPAAVELPVTGLAGARGNDGVTATRIRANPSDDDIMTREYRHGDPMRRVHWAATARHGQLMVRQEESVTTPEATLVLDQRFTAFSGGPGSVFGGHDDDSDLVTSPNFEWMVTAAMSIAAHLAERNYSLRMLDSFGAPAFLRSRSALEPDTEEFAGAGGLHAVAEGLAAIELSGPRHARGDHHRGEHPRADDGNQGNHSPDHRESGAGAEDSVFDDRLMDKLAAHRLRGPLLALVGQMTAAGARALAPAAAYGANAFALVMTDASRSNDEVLEILRQAGWRVAAVTSKTSLAAAWSSFDEGGIVAAAGAAMDVRRGAAVPR, encoded by the coding sequence ATGGCACTCGTGGATCGGCTTCCCAAGCACTTGTTCACTAATCGCGGCTGGGGACTGCTGGCCGCCGGGGCGCTGGCCCTCGGGTGTGCGTATGTCATGGGCAGGCGCGACCTCCTGACGTTGGCGGTCCTCTTGCTTGTCCTGCCGTTGGTCTCGCTGGCCGGCGTCCGGGTGCTCAAGCCGAAGTTCCAGGTGTATCGGGAGTTCAATCCCTCCACAGTGGAAACAGCCAATACCACCACGGTCCGCCTGGCGGTTGCCCGGTCCTCCTACTCCAGCGGCCACGTGATCATGGAAGAGCAACTGCCTCCCCGGTTCGGCGAACCTCCGGCTTTCCGGTTCCCGGCCCGGTCGGCTTCCGGCGGCACCAGCCGGTATGAATACCATTTGCGTTCGGGCAAGCGCGGCCAGTTCCGGATTGGTCCGGTCACCGCTGAGTTCAGTGACCCGTTCGGTTTGTCGTTGCGGCGCCATTCAATAGACGACGGCGACATCCTCACCGTGACGCCCGCCGCCGTCGAACTTCCCGTCACCGGCCTGGCAGGGGCGCGTGGCAATGACGGCGTGACGGCGACCCGGATCCGGGCCAACCCCAGCGACGACGACATCATGACTCGCGAGTACAGGCACGGCGACCCGATGCGCCGCGTGCACTGGGCTGCCACCGCACGGCATGGCCAGCTCATGGTGCGGCAGGAGGAGTCAGTCACCACCCCCGAAGCCACCCTCGTCCTGGACCAGCGCTTCACCGCGTTTTCGGGTGGACCGGGCTCTGTGTTCGGGGGCCACGACGACGACTCGGACCTGGTCACCAGCCCTAACTTTGAGTGGATGGTCACCGCTGCCATGTCCATCGCCGCCCACCTGGCGGAGCGTAACTATTCGCTGCGGATGCTGGATTCCTTTGGCGCCCCGGCGTTCCTCCGTTCGCGTTCGGCACTGGAGCCGGACACGGAGGAGTTTGCAGGTGCTGGCGGCTTGCATGCCGTCGCGGAAGGGCTGGCCGCGATAGAGCTCAGCGGCCCCAGGCATGCCCGGGGCGACCACCATCGGGGCGAGCATCCCCGCGCGGACGACGGCAACCAGGGAAACCACAGCCCTGACCACCGCGAGTCCGGTGCCGGCGCAGAGGATTCCGTGTTCGATGACCGGCTCATGGACAAGCTCGCGGCCCACCGCCTGCGGGGCCCGTTGCTGGCCTTGGTCGGGCAGATGACTGCTGCCGGGGCGCGGGCCCTCGCCCCGGCCGCTGCCTATGGCGCGAACGCTTTTGCCCTGGTCATGACGGACGCTTCCCGGAGCAACGACGAGGTGTTGGAGATCCTGCGGCAGGCCGGTTGGCGGGTTGCCGCCGTCACGTCCAAGACGTCCCTGGCTGCCGCGTGGTCCTCATTCGATGAAGGTGGCATCGTCGCGGCCGCAGGAGCAGCCATGGATGTGCGGCGCGGGGCGGCGGTGCCCCGATGA
- a CDS encoding NAD-dependent succinate-semialdehyde dehydrogenase encodes MTVTVERESELLASVPTGLLINGQWRPAGSGKTFDVEDPATGKVLLSISDAGAEDGAAALDAAAAAQADWARTAPRERGEILRRAFELVTERAEDFALLMTLEMGKPLAEARGEVTYGAEFLRWFSEEAVRVSGRYSAAPDGKNRLLVQKKPVGPCLLITPWNFPLAMATRKVAPAVAAGCTMVLKPANLTPLTSLLFAQVMQEAGLPAGVLNVIQTSTAGAVTGPLIKDDRLRKISFTGSTPVGQALIREAADKVLRTSMELGGNAPFVVFEDADLDKAVEGAIAAKMRNMGEACTAANRFIVHESIADSFAEKFAARIGALTTARGTEAESKVGPLIDGKARDGVHALVTEAVEGGAEAVTGGAAVDGPGYFYQPTVLKNVAEDARILREEIFGPVAPIITFSTEDDAVRLANNTEYGLVAYVFTKDLNRGLRISERLETGMLGLNAGVISNAAAPFGGVKQSGLGREGGSEGIEEYLYTQYVGIADPYAD; translated from the coding sequence ATGACTGTCACGGTTGAACGCGAAAGCGAACTGCTGGCTTCCGTTCCCACCGGCCTGCTGATCAACGGTCAGTGGCGCCCGGCAGGATCCGGTAAGACCTTTGATGTTGAGGACCCCGCCACGGGCAAGGTCCTGCTCAGCATCTCCGACGCCGGTGCTGAGGATGGCGCCGCGGCCCTCGACGCCGCTGCTGCCGCCCAGGCTGATTGGGCCCGCACCGCCCCGCGCGAACGCGGCGAGATCCTGCGCCGTGCCTTTGAGCTCGTGACCGAGCGCGCCGAAGACTTCGCACTCCTGATGACCCTGGAAATGGGTAAGCCCCTGGCCGAAGCCCGCGGCGAAGTCACCTACGGCGCAGAATTCCTGCGCTGGTTCTCCGAGGAAGCCGTCCGTGTCTCCGGCCGCTACTCCGCAGCACCGGACGGTAAGAACCGCCTGCTCGTGCAGAAGAAGCCGGTGGGCCCCTGCTTGCTGATCACCCCGTGGAACTTCCCACTGGCCATGGCCACCCGCAAGGTAGCCCCCGCCGTCGCCGCTGGCTGCACCATGGTCCTCAAGCCGGCCAACCTCACCCCGCTGACCAGCCTGCTGTTCGCGCAGGTCATGCAGGAGGCCGGCCTCCCCGCTGGTGTCCTGAACGTCATCCAGACTTCCACGGCGGGCGCCGTTACCGGCCCGCTGATCAAGGACGACCGGCTCCGCAAGATCTCCTTCACCGGGTCCACGCCGGTGGGCCAGGCCCTCATCCGCGAAGCCGCGGACAAGGTCCTGCGCACGTCCATGGAACTCGGCGGCAACGCACCGTTCGTGGTCTTCGAGGACGCCGACCTGGACAAGGCTGTTGAAGGTGCCATCGCTGCGAAGATGCGCAACATGGGCGAGGCCTGCACCGCAGCCAACCGCTTCATTGTGCACGAGTCCATCGCCGACTCCTTCGCGGAGAAGTTCGCCGCCAGGATCGGTGCACTGACCACGGCCCGCGGCACCGAAGCGGAGTCCAAGGTTGGCCCGTTGATCGACGGCAAGGCCCGCGACGGCGTACACGCCCTGGTCACGGAGGCTGTGGAAGGCGGCGCGGAGGCAGTCACCGGTGGTGCCGCAGTGGACGGTCCTGGTTACTTCTACCAGCCCACCGTGCTGAAGAACGTCGCCGAGGACGCCCGCATCCTGCGGGAAGAAATCTTCGGGCCGGTTGCCCCGATCATCACGTTCTCCACCGAGGACGACGCCGTTCGCCTGGCCAACAACACCGAATACGGCCTGGTTGCCTACGTCTTCACCAAGGACCTCAACCGTGGCCTGCGGATCAGCGAACGCCTTGAAACCGGCATGCTTGGCCTGAACGCCGGTGTCATCTCCAACGCCGCCGCTCCGTTCGGTGGCGTCAAGCAGTCCGGCCTGGGCCGCGAAGGTGGCTCCGAAGGCATCGAAGAGTACCTCTACACCCAGTACGTAGGTATCGCGGACCCGTACGCCGACTAA
- a CDS encoding AMP-dependent synthetase/ligase: protein MREASTELLVEADPNTNVTDLLLERCAKDPFGILYAHNTPNGWLNVSAARFLADVTALAKGLIAGGLNPGDPVAVLSRSSFEWTLVDFAIWMAGGVTVPIYETSSASQIEWILADSGARRIFVEDAGKASLVHALVDKSPSLGDDPVTIVRMEHDGDAPNLTSVSAVGVGIMDAELERQRSAATLADVASIVYTSGTTGKPKGCEITHGNFVLVARNVIPFLPELLMQQGARTLMFLPLAHILARAVQVVCLTAGITLGHSAGASGLMADLGTFKPTFLLAVPRIFEKVYAGAGHKAAMSGKSALFSAASATAVEYSTAVDLASRGKGPGPGWLLNLKHSTFDKLLYPKVREVFGGQVGYTVSGASPLSLRENHFFHGAGVPVLEGYGLTETTAPCTVNTPSMTRIGTVGIPLPGTTVRVAADGEILVKGIGVFKGYHGNPVATAEAFVDGFFRTGDLGELDEDGFLTITGRKKDLLVTAGGKNVAPAPLEEKLREHPLVGQAVVVGDGRPFVAALVSLDPEGLADWCAVNKVSLSVEEAAGDSRVQAAVQSAVDEANKLVSEAESIRKFAFIKAELSVESGHLTPSLKLKRAAVVSDFAPIVETLYRK, encoded by the coding sequence GTGAGGGAAGCAAGCACGGAGCTTCTGGTGGAGGCCGACCCCAACACCAACGTGACGGACCTCCTCCTGGAACGCTGTGCCAAGGATCCATTCGGCATCCTCTACGCCCACAACACTCCCAATGGCTGGCTGAACGTGTCAGCAGCCAGGTTCCTCGCCGACGTCACGGCACTGGCCAAGGGGCTGATCGCCGGCGGCCTGAACCCCGGCGACCCTGTGGCTGTACTCTCGCGGTCAAGCTTCGAGTGGACACTGGTGGACTTTGCCATTTGGATGGCCGGCGGGGTTACCGTGCCTATATACGAGACGTCCTCTGCCAGCCAGATCGAATGGATTCTGGCCGATTCCGGGGCACGACGGATCTTTGTGGAGGACGCAGGCAAAGCCAGCCTGGTCCACGCCCTGGTGGACAAATCGCCGTCCCTGGGAGACGACCCCGTCACGATTGTGCGGATGGAGCACGACGGCGACGCCCCCAACCTGACCAGCGTGTCCGCCGTCGGCGTCGGAATTATGGACGCCGAGCTGGAGCGGCAGCGCAGCGCCGCAACGCTCGCCGACGTCGCCTCCATCGTCTATACCTCCGGAACCACGGGCAAGCCGAAGGGCTGCGAGATCACCCACGGCAACTTTGTCCTGGTGGCACGCAACGTGATCCCTTTCCTTCCCGAATTGTTGATGCAGCAAGGCGCCAGGACGTTGATGTTCCTGCCGTTGGCCCATATCCTCGCACGGGCTGTCCAGGTGGTCTGCCTCACGGCGGGCATCACCCTGGGGCACAGCGCCGGCGCCAGCGGGCTCATGGCCGACCTCGGTACCTTCAAGCCCACGTTCTTGCTGGCGGTCCCCCGCATCTTCGAGAAGGTCTACGCCGGTGCAGGGCACAAAGCTGCCATGAGCGGCAAGTCCGCACTCTTCTCCGCGGCTTCGGCAACCGCTGTTGAATATTCGACGGCGGTGGACCTCGCCTCGCGCGGCAAGGGGCCAGGTCCGGGTTGGCTCCTGAACCTCAAGCACAGCACCTTCGACAAGCTCCTCTACCCGAAGGTCCGTGAGGTATTCGGCGGCCAGGTGGGTTACACGGTGTCCGGCGCCAGTCCCCTGAGCCTGCGCGAGAACCACTTCTTCCACGGCGCAGGCGTCCCCGTGCTGGAAGGGTACGGCCTGACCGAGACCACTGCACCGTGCACGGTCAATACGCCCAGCATGACCAGGATCGGCACGGTGGGGATTCCCTTGCCCGGGACCACCGTGAGGGTGGCAGCGGACGGCGAGATCCTGGTCAAGGGAATCGGTGTGTTCAAGGGCTACCACGGTAATCCCGTTGCCACTGCCGAAGCCTTCGTGGACGGGTTCTTCCGGACGGGCGATCTCGGCGAACTGGACGAGGACGGCTTCCTGACCATCACGGGACGGAAAAAGGACCTCCTGGTCACGGCCGGCGGGAAGAACGTGGCTCCGGCTCCCTTGGAGGAGAAACTCCGCGAACACCCATTGGTGGGCCAGGCAGTGGTAGTGGGCGACGGCAGGCCGTTTGTCGCAGCACTGGTGAGCCTGGATCCTGAAGGGCTCGCCGACTGGTGTGCCGTGAACAAGGTGTCCCTCTCCGTCGAGGAAGCGGCTGGGGACAGCCGGGTGCAGGCCGCTGTTCAGTCCGCCGTGGACGAGGCGAACAAGCTCGTCTCCGAAGCTGAGTCCATCCGGAAGTTTGCCTTCATCAAAGCCGAGCTCAGCGTTGAGTCCGGACACCTGACTCCATCGTTGAAGCTCAAGCGAGCCGCCGTCGTCAGCGACTTCGCGCCCATCGTGGAGACGCTCTACAGAAAGTAG
- a CDS encoding DUF4129 domain-containing protein, which produces MAAIAAGVLLLIGFLWSPRLSRTMLRRHRLNRKPPDDAHDVPPGSVDEAPQLAWDELQDLATDYGVPSTPSETPRHFSAKLRSSPALGEVGGMDDAAHAAVASLTSDFERQRYGRPAEAAAPAATRIAVVRESLRNNSRWLVRFRADWLPPSMMRRWVRALGAPFRAVGALGKWLGWAAARWWRALRGLLPERR; this is translated from the coding sequence ATGGCTGCCATCGCGGCCGGGGTCCTGCTGTTGATCGGCTTCCTGTGGTCGCCCCGGCTGAGCAGGACAATGCTCCGCAGGCACCGCCTCAACCGGAAACCCCCGGACGATGCCCACGATGTCCCACCCGGTTCTGTTGATGAGGCACCGCAGTTGGCCTGGGATGAACTGCAGGACCTCGCTACGGACTACGGGGTGCCGTCAACGCCCAGCGAGACGCCCAGGCACTTCTCCGCCAAGCTCCGCTCGAGTCCCGCTTTGGGTGAAGTGGGCGGGATGGACGACGCCGCGCACGCCGCAGTCGCATCGCTCACCTCGGACTTCGAACGGCAGCGCTATGGTCGCCCCGCGGAGGCAGCCGCGCCGGCGGCGACGCGCATCGCCGTCGTCCGTGAGTCGTTGCGGAACAACTCACGGTGGTTGGTCCGCTTCCGCGCGGACTGGCTGCCGCCGTCGATGATGCGCCGCTGGGTCCGCGCCCTGGGTGCGCCGTTCCGGGCTGTTGGGGCACTCGGAAAGTGGCTCGGATGGGCGGCCGCCCGGTGGTGGCGGGCGCTCCGGGGGCTGCTGCCCGAGCGCCGCTGA
- the rsmI gene encoding 16S rRNA (cytidine(1402)-2'-O)-methyltransferase: MDEQRNTPDPAPFSEEEVDEAPLADGPQSNGTPGVGRIVLAATPIGNVGDASARLIELLGTSDIVAAEDTRRLHRLVTALGVEVTGRVISYHEHNEVAKTGELLDHVRAGKTILMVSDAGMPAVSDPGFRLVEGAVAAGLTVTAVPGPSAVLTALALSGLPTDRFCFEGFLPRKSGERNSRLVDLADERRTMVFFEAPHRLEVMLRALHERFGADRRAAVCRELTKTYEEVIRGSLRELLEWAENNEVRGEIAVVVGGAPEQEPGKPEDHVAAVNQLISQGIRLKEAVAAVAEDARVSKRELYSAVLAAR; this comes from the coding sequence GTGGACGAACAACGCAACACCCCGGACCCGGCTCCTTTCAGCGAAGAAGAAGTGGACGAGGCACCCCTCGCCGATGGTCCACAGTCCAACGGAACCCCGGGCGTTGGCAGGATCGTGTTGGCAGCGACCCCCATCGGCAATGTGGGCGACGCATCGGCCCGCCTGATTGAGCTCCTTGGGACCTCGGACATCGTCGCAGCGGAGGACACCCGCCGCCTGCACCGGCTGGTGACAGCACTGGGCGTGGAGGTTACCGGCCGGGTCATCAGTTACCACGAGCACAACGAGGTGGCCAAGACCGGCGAACTCCTGGACCACGTACGTGCAGGCAAGACCATCCTCATGGTCAGCGACGCAGGCATGCCGGCGGTCTCGGATCCCGGCTTCCGCCTGGTTGAAGGAGCAGTCGCGGCCGGACTTACCGTCACCGCGGTTCCCGGCCCCTCCGCAGTGCTCACCGCGCTGGCCCTCTCCGGCTTGCCCACTGACCGGTTCTGCTTCGAAGGATTCCTGCCGCGCAAGTCGGGGGAGCGGAACTCCCGCCTGGTGGACCTGGCCGACGAGCGCCGCACCATGGTCTTTTTCGAGGCCCCGCACCGGCTCGAAGTAATGCTCCGGGCGTTGCATGAGCGCTTCGGCGCCGACCGTCGTGCAGCCGTCTGCCGGGAACTGACCAAGACGTACGAAGAAGTCATCCGCGGCAGTCTCCGTGAACTCCTGGAATGGGCCGAAAACAACGAGGTCCGCGGCGAAATCGCCGTGGTTGTCGGTGGTGCGCCTGAACAGGAACCCGGCAAGCCGGAGGACCACGTCGCAGCCGTCAACCAGCTCATTTCCCAGGGTATCCGCCTGAAGGAAGCCGTCGCAGCGGTGGCTGAGGATGCCCGCGTCAGCAAACGGGAACTGTACTCGGCGGTCCTGGCAGCCCGCTGA
- a CDS encoding transglutaminase family protein, translating into MTATSHRSPGATTQPGGTPGQDQPRRAQLQRPGPGLYPWVMAGSIAVAVLGAALSLNGVLRGWAWFMPLITTVAVVSLTLAGLRALRAQPMLATLGSLASLTGVLSFVFCRQDSLAGFIPTPGTLTAVGRLIKRAGETVVSESAPVAPNAGIVFVMCACLGLLVILVDALAVPLAMPAASGIGLIAIMVVPATIKPQSVGMPGFLGAAVGYLLILGCSHWFAPDARLQSGTGRGSGQFRRSVVTGGLALALAMVVPLAIPGFETGTFPQGSRLSPWGTSNGLNPMITLGNSLRSPIGSGRITYATSSSTPLYLRSVTIDHFDGETWAPDDRTAQRRTGADRIETGYSVQGEVVNAVTSVNAGLFTSPYLPVPFAPASVNGLNGNWTWDPATLSIMSSETTTRAQRYVVFSAAPKVTAKALAQAAPTPKGISDDFLRIPNGLPEIVRQTADAVTRPAGNNYAKALAIQKYLRSGEFTYSLQAPVQNGYDGNGLSVLADFLAVKSGYCVHFASAMAVMARAEGIPSRIAVGYAPGRLTGESVALVGQGSFPEYEVDARDAHAWPELYFEGLGWVPFEPTPSRGVVPEYATENSSAGNLSTNADEKDVPTTAAPPAAPPFPCPELTRRQRPRPASTPTPPWLPSRPGSCC; encoded by the coding sequence ATGACCGCGACTTCGCACCGCTCCCCCGGCGCCACCACGCAACCCGGCGGAACGCCCGGCCAGGACCAGCCCAGGAGGGCCCAGCTGCAGAGGCCTGGGCCCGGGCTGTACCCATGGGTCATGGCGGGGTCCATCGCGGTGGCTGTCCTTGGAGCTGCGCTGTCCTTGAACGGGGTGCTGAGGGGCTGGGCATGGTTCATGCCGCTCATCACCACGGTCGCGGTGGTTTCGCTGACCTTGGCCGGGCTACGGGCCCTGCGTGCCCAGCCCATGCTGGCCACGTTGGGCTCGTTGGCGAGCCTCACGGGGGTGCTGAGCTTCGTTTTCTGCCGCCAGGACAGCCTCGCCGGTTTCATCCCCACTCCCGGGACCTTGACCGCCGTCGGACGCCTCATCAAGCGCGCCGGGGAAACGGTGGTCTCCGAGAGCGCGCCGGTAGCACCCAACGCGGGCATCGTCTTCGTGATGTGCGCCTGCCTTGGCCTCCTGGTGATCCTGGTTGACGCCCTGGCTGTTCCGCTGGCTATGCCGGCTGCCAGTGGAATCGGGCTGATTGCCATCATGGTGGTTCCAGCTACGATCAAGCCCCAGAGCGTGGGCATGCCCGGGTTCCTCGGCGCGGCCGTGGGGTATCTCCTCATCCTCGGGTGCAGCCACTGGTTCGCCCCCGATGCCCGGCTCCAGTCCGGGACCGGGCGGGGGTCCGGCCAGTTCCGTCGATCCGTGGTCACGGGCGGGCTGGCGCTTGCTTTGGCCATGGTGGTCCCGCTGGCCATCCCGGGCTTTGAGACGGGCACGTTCCCGCAGGGATCGAGGTTGAGCCCGTGGGGTACCTCCAACGGGCTGAACCCCATGATCACGTTGGGCAACAGCCTCCGCAGCCCCATCGGTTCGGGTCGGATAACGTACGCCACGAGTTCCAGCACACCGCTGTATCTGCGCTCGGTCACCATTGACCACTTCGACGGCGAGACCTGGGCCCCGGACGACCGCACCGCCCAGAGGCGCACCGGCGCCGACAGGATCGAGACCGGCTACTCGGTCCAGGGTGAGGTCGTCAACGCCGTGACCTCAGTCAACGCGGGCCTGTTCACCAGCCCCTACCTCCCTGTGCCCTTCGCGCCGGCGTCAGTGAACGGGCTCAACGGAAACTGGACCTGGGATCCGGCGACCCTCAGCATCATGAGCTCGGAGACAACCACCCGCGCCCAGCGCTACGTCGTTTTCTCTGCCGCACCCAAGGTCACGGCGAAAGCTTTGGCCCAGGCTGCGCCCACACCCAAGGGGATCTCCGATGACTTCCTGCGGATTCCCAACGGCCTGCCGGAGATCGTTCGCCAGACAGCAGACGCGGTGACACGCCCTGCCGGGAACAACTACGCCAAGGCGTTGGCCATCCAGAAATACCTGCGCTCCGGTGAGTTCACGTACTCGCTGCAGGCCCCCGTCCAGAACGGCTATGACGGAAACGGCCTCTCGGTATTGGCTGACTTCCTTGCCGTGAAGAGCGGGTACTGCGTGCATTTCGCGTCAGCCATGGCCGTGATGGCGCGGGCTGAGGGCATCCCGAGCCGGATCGCCGTGGGGTACGCACCGGGCCGCCTCACCGGAGAGTCTGTCGCCTTGGTGGGCCAGGGCTCCTTCCCGGAGTACGAAGTTGACGCCCGGGACGCACACGCCTGGCCGGAACTGTACTTTGAAGGCCTCGGATGGGTTCCCTTTGAACCAACGCCGTCGCGGGGTGTCGTCCCCGAGTACGCCACGGAAAACTCCTCCGCGGGGAACCTCAGCACCAACGCGGACGAGAAAGATGTCCCCACCACGGCGGCACCGCCGGCCGCCCCCCCGTTCCCCTGCCCGGAGTTGACACGCCGGCAACGACCACGGCCAGCGTCAACCCCTACCCCGCCATGGCTGCCATCGCGGCCGGGGTCCTGCTGTTGA